CTTCCATGAGGAGCAACCCGAGATTGCAACTTTTACGTGCAGTGCACCCGCTGAGCGTGGAGCTTACACGATGCCCGAGCTGCACCACCCCTTCTTTGCTGAGGGATGAAACTACTCACATCCTCCGCGGGCCCCTTTCgccagacacacccacacccgtCAAGGGCGTGCGGACTCAGGNNNNNNNNNNNNNNNNNNNNNNNNNNNNNNNNNNNNNNNNNNNNNNNNNNNNNNNNNNNNNNNNNNNNNNNNNNNNNNNNNNNNNNNNNNNNNNNNNNNNNNNNNNNNNNNNNNNNNNNNNNNNNNNNNNNNNNNNNNNNNNNNNNNNNNNNNNNNNNNNNNNNNNNNNNNNNNNNNNNNNNNNNNNNNNNNNNNNNNNNNNNNNNNNNNNNNNNNNNNNNNNNNNNNNNNNNNNNNNNNNNNNNNNNNNNNNNNNNNNNNNNNNNNNNNNNNNNNNNNNNNNNNNNNNNNNNNNNNNNNNNNNNNNNNNNNNNNNNNNNNNNNNNNNNNNNNNNNNNNNNNNNNNNNNNNNNNNNNNNNNNNNNNNNNNNNNNNNNNNNNNNNNNNNNNNNNNNNNNNNNNNNNNNNNNNNNNNNNNNNNNNNNNNNNNNNNNNNNNNNNNNNNNNNNNNNNNNNNNNNNNNNNNNNNNNNNNNNNNNNNNNNNNNNNNNNNNNNNNNNNNNNNNNNNNNNNNNNNNNNNNNNNNNNNNNNNNNNNNNNNNNNNNNNNNNNNNNNNNNNNNNNNNNNNNNNNNNNNNNNNNNNNNNNNNNNNNNNNNNNNNNNNNNNNNNNNNNNNNNNNNNNNNNNNNNNNNNNNNNNNNNNNNNNNNNNNNNNNNNNNNNNNNNNNNNNNNNNNNNNNNNNNNNNNNNNNNNNNNNNNNNNNNNNNNNNNNNNNNNNNNNNNNNNNNNNNNNNNNNNNNNNNNNNNNNNNNNNNNNNNNNNNNNNNNNNNNNNNNNNNNNNNNNNNNNNNNNNNNNNNNNNNNNNNNNNNNNNNNNNNNNNNNNNNNNNNNNNNNNNNNNNNNNNNNNNNNNNNNNNNNNNNNNNNNNNNNNNNNNNNNNNNNNNNNNNNNNNNNNNNNNNNNNNNNNNNNNNNNNNNNNNNNNNNNNNNNNNNNNNNNNNNNNNNNNNNNNNNNNNNNNNNNNNNNNNNNNNNNNNNNNNNNNNNNNNNNNNNNNNNNNNNNNNNNNNNNNNNNNNNNNNNNNNNNNNNNNNNNNNNNNNNNNNNNNNNNNNNNNNNNNNNNNNNNNNNNNNNNNNNNNNNNNNNNNNNNNNNNNNNNNNNNNNNNNNNNNNNNNNNNNNNNNNNNNNNNNNNNNNNNNNNNNNNNNNNNNNNNNNNNNNNNNNNNNNNNNNNNNNNNNNNNNNNNNNNNNNNNNNNNNNNNNNNNNNNNNNNNNNNNNNNNNNNNNNNNNNNNNNNNNNNNNNNNNNNNNNNNNNNNNNNNNNNNNNNNNNNNNNNNNNNNNNNNNNNNNNNNNNNNNNNNNNNNNNNNNNNNNNNNNNNNNNNNNNNNNNNNNNNNNNNNNNNNNNNNNNNNNNNNNNNNNNNNNNNNNNNNNNNNNNNNNNNNNNNNNNNNNNNNNNNNNNNNNNNNNNNNNNNNNNNNNNNNNNNNNNNNNNNNNNNNNNNNNNNNNNNNNNNNNNNNNNNNNNNNNNNNNNNNNNNNNNNNNNNNNNNNNNNNNNNNNNNNNNNNNNNNNNNNNNNNNNNNNNNNNNNNNNNNNNNNNNNNNNNNNNNNNNNNNNNNNNNNNNNNNNNNNNNNNNNNNNNNNNNNNNNNNNNNNNNNNNNNNNNNNNNNNNNNNNNNNNNNNNNNNNNNNNNNNNNNATGTCGCTGACCGCAGCACTCCACCCACGAGGCTCacaggagggaggggcctcaccagaggcagcggcacagaagcggtgcgtgtgtgtgcgtgtgggggtgagggggggagaagaggagctcCGGCACAACGAAGCAAACGAAATACGGGGTGACCACTCGATGgtgtggaggcggtgcgtgtTCACGGCGTGCACCCACCCGTGCCTCGTTCCCTCTTTCGTTGCACCGCCTTATGCACGGGCATCCGCCACTCCTTCTTTGACGCTTCTTCGCTCTCgtcctgcctctctcctctggaCGTCACTCCTCGTCCGCTCTCCTGTTTGGTtgcgcccccacccctgccggCATGGGTGGCGCGGTGGAATCGTGCCACGGCCACAATGCTACCAATGTGCATACCCACACTTGCGCACTCCTACACgtcccccccttccacatagcagatgagctgctgcactggCGTCGCCAGTTACCGACGCAtgagacgacgacgctgtGCATCTCTCCTCCCTAATGCCCTCTCCAGCGCTCAGAGGCATCCGCGGGACTTTTGTGCTGAGGACCCCtgtggcgctgccggtgccggtgcgCCGTCTGACCACCTCGGCTGGGGCTGCTACTGGCGCTATCCTCGAACCCACCAATGCGTGCTGCAGTAGCCACCAGCGGCTCCGTcatccaccaccacggcatACACCCTTCCCAGCGCCCAAAGGGTCGGCGCGGAAGAGTGACAGTGAGCACAGGCCACGACATCCACTGCACTCTTCGGCTGACGcccccgcctcttctccactgGGGCATCTAAGTGCAGACGGCAGCTCACGGGGCGCCGTGCCCACACGCGAGCGTACCTGCTCAACGAGTTACTCTGGGATTCAGCAGGGGAGCCTGCGGGGGCCGTGGCAAAGACGGCCGCGGCCACGACGCCCATCTGCTGTTTTCATGGAGCCGCCggaagcagaggcggcgactgccgccgcctcatcCTCGCTGGCACCGTTGTCCACGGACGACGACATTGTCCTAGAcacccccgcctctctcttgccctgCATGGCCGCGTGGGGAGCATCGGCCTCGGAGCTGCGACAGGCGACACAGCGGGCGCACcacgagcggcgccgcggcggcaggacCGACACGGTGCACGAGCCTGCCGCGCCGGAGGAGAGCGAGTACGCCCACCCGGCAGCACGGGGCGTCGGGCAGGACGTGATTGACCTTGTTACGGACGTCTTCACGGCGCAACGCGACGCCGAGATCCAGAAGCGTCGCGAGGTGCTCTATGAGCTGACGCACCCGAACCCGGTCGACTACACGTATAACGGCAAgctggtgccaccgccgcctctgaGCTTCGGGCAggtgacggaggaggcgcgctCCCTGGGCAACAGGATGATGCTTGGGCAGACGTACTCGCTGGTGCGACAGGCCGGCACGCGCGCCTCGGACGATGACTTGGACGTGCTCGGCAACACAGCCAACGCAGCCGgccgcggtgcagcaacagcgacaacCGTGTCGCCAGCCTCGAGCGTCGAGACAGGTCTGGCAGCGCCGTGCTCCACTTTTTCCCCCCGCCATGCGAAGGGCTACGGCGAgcgcactgcggcggcgccgtatcgccgccgcgcgcacgACACGAACATTTTCCGTGGCCACAACTACTTCTTCGAGATCGACGAGCTGTACCAGGAGGTGGCCCTCGTCGGCAGAGCCTGCGCCGGTAAGTCCAGCCTGCTGAACGCGTTGCTGGGCCAGCAGGTGGCCAAGACGAGCAGCATGCCGAACACGACGCGCAAGATCTCCTTCTACCAGAGTGTGACgccggagcagctgcacgccttTCATGCCAGGGAGCACCACAACCAGCTTGTTAAGCTACCCGGCGGCGGCCTGCAGCTCACCTTTGTGGACCTGCCGGGCTACGGCATCGAGGGCATGAGCGACGCGTGGCGTGATGCCGCCATTGAGCTGACGGACGCCTACTTCGGGGTTCGCCGCTCCGTCAACACGGTCCTGTACTGCATGGACTGCGAGCGGGGCCTCACCAAGACCGACATCAAGTACTTGGAGTGGATTGAGAACGTGCATGGTACCTGCTTTGTGGTGCTGACCAAGTGCGACAGCGTACCGCACTCCCGCGTGTGCTCCGTCATGCGTCAGGCGTATGCGTTGATCACGAGGCACCGGCGCAAGTACCGCAAGGTGTTCCCCTTTATCCTTCCCGTCTCAGCCAAGGATGGCACGAACATGGAGGTCCTGCGCGGCCTCATCACGGAGACCTCTGGGATCATGCCTGGGGATAAGCTGCGGGatctgctgcagcacaagAAGGCGACCTTCACACACATGGCGCTTCTGAAGGAGGTGGGGCGCATCGACGCCGCGCGGCAGCTGGAACGCAGTCAAGCGAAAGCCTACTTCCAGCTCACACGCGGCGGCCTTGGCGTGAGCGCGGGCGCGAAGCCGCCGCTGGAGGTGCACCGTAGCGAGAGGCCAAGCGCGATGCGAAAGCGGgacggaagcggtggcgccagtGCGGATGTGCAAGACACGAGCGCCGAACGgagcgctgcacctcctctcaACGCGGATTTCTCTgaggccgcggcgccgccgtcgggTGTGGCACCCGGCAGTCGCCACTGTCGCTACGTGCTGCCGCTCGGCAGTGGCACCGCTGACGCCGaagccgcggcgctgctctccagctgcgccagcgatCTGGACGCCGCGGACGACACTGCAGACGTCTTCCCTACTGAGTCATCgatggcggctgcggctgcggaggGCCGTCGTGAGAGACGTGAGCGGTTCCTCGCCTGGCGTAGGGTGCACCCACTGGGCACAGTGTCGCCGTCGTACGACGCTATCCATGGGGAGGTGAGCTGTGACGCTACCCCACCCCTTGCAGCACCAGGGCTGGAGACAGGCCTTCCCGGCAGCGGCCGCTACCGTCTGAACACCGGCCTTGACAATCCCCGGGCTGCGCATGCCGTCGTGGAGCTGCACGGGGAGCCGGGTGTCCCTGTGGGAGAGTGCAACGCGCGGGGCAAAGGCGGTGAGGAGGCACGCCATGGCGGATGTGACAGCCAAGCGCAGAATCCCAGAGACCCAGCCCTGGTTGCCGCAGGCGGGTCTTTGCATTCCCTGCCGACAGTGTTGCCGATAGCGGCTGCGTCCCACGGCTGGTGCTCCAGCGTCATTGGTCTCAGTGACGTCGGCACGGGCAGCAACATTGCGCCAGGTGCCGACGCCAGCGCAGTGCCGCCGGCAATGGGACCGACCTCTCCATTGCGATGCGCTTCGACCGGTGCAGTCTCGCGGTTTGTAGACGTGATGGAGCAGT
Above is a window of Leishmania panamensis strain MHOM/PA/94/PSC-1 chromosome 22 sequence DNA encoding:
- a CDS encoding hypothetical protein (TriTrypDB/GeneDB-style sysID: LpmP.22.0730), whose amino-acid sequence is MAAWGASASELRQATQRAHHERRRGGRTDTVHEPAAPEESEYAHPAARGVGQDVIDLVTDVFTAQRDAEIQKRREVLYELTHPNPVDYTYNGKLVPPPPLSFGQVTEEARSLGNRMMLGQTYSLVRQAGTRASDDDLDVLGNTANAAGRGAATATTVSPASSVETGLAAPCSTFSPRHAKGYGERTAAAPYRRRAHDTNIFRGHNYFFEIDELYQEVALVGRACAGKSSLLNALLGQQVAKTSSMPNTTRKISFYQSVTPEQLHAFHAREHHNQLVKLPGGGLQLTFVDLPGYGIEGMSDAWRDAAIELTDAYFGVRRSVNTVLYCMDCERGLTKTDIKYLEWIENVHGTCFVVLTKCDSVPHSRVCSVMRQAYALITRHRRKYRKVFPFILPVSAKDGTNMEVLRGLITETSGIMPGDKLRDLLQHKKATFTHMALLKEVGRIDAARQLERSQAKAYFQLTRGGLGVSAGAKPPLEVHRSERPSAMRKRDGSGGASADVQDTSAERSAAPPLNADFSEAAAPPSGVAPGSRHCRYVLPLGSGTADAEAAALLSSCASDLDAADDTADVFPTESSMAAAAAEGRRERRERFLAWRRVHPLGTVSPSYDAIHGEVSCDATPPLAAPGLETGLPGSGRYRLNTGLDNPRAAHAVVELHGEPGVPVGECNARGKGGEEARHGGCDSQAQNPRDPALVAAGGSLHSLPTVLPIAAASHGWCSSVIGLSDVGTGSNIAPGADASAVPPAMGPTSPLRCASTGAVSRFVDVMEQYGRQHRVALSAKQKRKEERWRRRGGGGGLLAEDASGRLSAYRAGKPCGPALVPTNTDVSRRQAEWRAEQLKTLLAKESPEAPWAALRQLRRTIQARAEETALAGMRKKEVAAYVLNAGRVTASFEKFEGEVTAAKYMNETRQSPTLRSQQQMHLNATAKIGYRSMPPGLWKRYGEKDTYWQTPRVLGRSEDESHK